One segment of Amycolatopsis alba DSM 44262 DNA contains the following:
- a CDS encoding GntR family transcriptional regulator gives MPLKVVVDTELGIAPWRQVRDRIVHLITTGALAPGTRLPSIRQLARDLALASGTVARAYRELEEHGWVHTARARGTVVAEAGDRPGKAALLRAAADEYARAVRELGVDPGAALTAAAAALESLQ, from the coding sequence ATGCCGCTGAAGGTCGTCGTCGACACGGAGCTCGGGATCGCGCCGTGGCGGCAGGTCCGGGACCGGATCGTCCATTTGATCACCACCGGCGCGCTGGCGCCGGGCACCCGGCTGCCGTCCATCCGGCAGCTCGCCAGGGATCTGGCGCTGGCTTCGGGCACCGTGGCGCGGGCCTACCGCGAACTGGAAGAGCACGGCTGGGTGCACACCGCTCGCGCCAGGGGGACTGTCGTCGCCGAAGCCGGTGACCGTCCGGGAAAGGCCGCCCTGCTTCGGGCCGCGGCGGACGAGTACGCCCGCGCCGTCCGGGAGCTCGGCGTCGACCCCGGTGCCGCGTTGACCGCCGCTGCCGCCGCCCTGGAGTCACTCCAGTGA
- a CDS encoding type I polyketide synthase, with amino-acid sequence MTEIRGALLRPLVTLIRELPGDRPAFTDGHRTLTFGELLDSSGRLAAGLGIARGDRVLIHLGARVEFAEYCLAILRAGGVGVPVSARSTAAELTRIADDSGAALLITEARHAQVAREVQARRPRLRVVFVEDEPMPPLGEPRDDLGLDEPAWLLYTSGTTGRPQGVLTTQRAVLWSSAACYGPMYGISGADTVLWPLPLHHAYALSLAFAGTIALGTHTRIVDRDLRGALTAYPGSILAAVPATFLNLRQEVREALPAPRLCLSGGAPCTPSARAAVRELFGIPVLDGYGSTETSGKIAVQLPGEDHLTPVPGMEIRVADGQIEVRGPGVAPGVELVDGWYRTGDMGRLAVGRLILDGRADDLIVCGGQNVHPTEIEAVIAELPWVRDVLVTGRPDEVLGAVPVAFLVSDEPDLDEVRRLCRQRLSSFKVPVAFHRVERLPRTPSGKAMRKELRVPRPNDVEALVREAIAELCEADVGERWRDRPFAELGLTSLGGVHLRHRLAETTGIDLPQSLVYDFPTPAAVIGELERLLSGRAEPGMTETAPARDDDPIAIVATACRFPGGVTSPEDLWNLVAGEIDATGDFPADRGWELAVRYDPDPGRIGGSTTRRGGFLYDAADFDPAVFGMSPREALSTDPQQRLLLETSWELFERAGLDTAALRGSDTGVFVGVMNEDYASRLQGHQLEGRLGIGSSHALASGRISYTFGLNGPAVTVDTACSSSLVALHWAVRALRAGECSLAVAGGATVMSSPRTFLEFSRQRGLSPDGRCRSYAAGADGTAWAEGAGVLLLERLSDARRNGHPVLALVSGSAVNSDGASNGLTAPSGQAQRAVIRSALADAGLSAADVDAVEGHGTATPIGDPIEAEALIAAYGAGRDRPLWLGSVKSNIGHTQAAAGVAGVIKMVEALRHGQLPPSLHADEPSPRIDWSAGQVSLLAEARAWRAGPKPRHAGISAFGIGGTNAHVLVSEAPPQADAGRPASLTAPWLLSAASESALRAAASRLLATAGGRDENDVAFTLTTRTPLEQRAMVSSGDLAALRALATGERRSRIVRGPATAAFLFSGQGAQRAGMGKELSDAFPVFRTAFDAACEALGGQVRDVAFDGGELLDRTDHAQAALFAFEVALFRLFESWGLRPGAVAGHSIGEITAAHVAGVLSLEDAGTLVAARGRLMAALPPGGVMIAVRAAESEVAPLVGEFADQVSIAAVNGPRSLVLSGSGSVTEAIAAQWPGSTRLRVSHAFHSPLIDPMLAEFREVTAGLIHHNPEITLVSGLAGRVITGVGPAYWARQARDTVRFADALDAVAAEGTDICLEIGPSAVLSRAAGATLPSVSTMDTSRGVLEAAGELHTAGVAVSWPSVFDGSGARRIPLPTYPFQRERFWLDPRPRRAPESGGHAMLGPALVAPGSPRIVHGGSAGVRTHGWLADHVVGGTTLFPATAFVELALHAGKTGLAELTIEVPLRLGRAEDVALQVVVDGSRIDLYAQDSGTWIRHATGRLQASDVFAQPWKGEWPPPATEPVDLGRAYAALDYGPAFRAVTGLWQDGDELFADVELSGEVDGRFELHPVLLDAAVHTLALAGPPEAEVRVPFLWTGVHVFASAARRARVHCVRTGPGEVRVELFDSDGMPVAVVESLFTRPLPAGSTMLYRPRWVPVPAARADDVRIVDARGEDARTVLTALQDTLPRGERTVVVTGDVTDPAAAAVFGLGTAASAEYRGLVTVVEAGVPVEKVRELVGGNPEPQLSIRDGVPHALRIARTAPASARPIDPAGTVLITGGTGALGGALARHLVAAHGVRHLLLVSRRGPDAPGAEELRRLTADVRIVGGDIADPAFVRQLADACDPPLTAVVHSAAVVADAAFTAQTPAGFDTVFRPKADAALVLHEVTRHLPLSAFVLFSSLAGTFGNAGQANYAAANRFLDALAVRRRAEGLPATSIAWGLWDLEIGLGSQIPEAARHRIQTSGVAALTVEQGMALFDAALGHPEPVLIAARLDPAAAGLPPIAEGLGRPAPRPAPSPDRRWPEHPSEQELRDLLRVELAEVLGHLDPGTVPEDKPFTDLGLDSLAVIDLRTRLRELTGVELPARVLFDHPTVIELAGHLRAFD; translated from the coding sequence GGCGATCGGCCCGCGTTCACCGACGGACACCGGACCCTCACTTTCGGGGAATTGCTGGACTCGAGCGGCCGCTTGGCGGCAGGGCTCGGAATCGCCCGCGGCGACCGGGTCCTGATCCATCTCGGCGCGCGCGTCGAATTCGCCGAATACTGCCTGGCGATCCTGCGGGCGGGCGGCGTCGGGGTTCCGGTGAGCGCGCGGTCGACGGCGGCCGAGCTGACGCGGATCGCGGACGACTCCGGAGCAGCTCTGCTGATCACCGAGGCCAGGCACGCGCAAGTGGCGCGCGAGGTCCAGGCGCGGCGGCCGCGGCTTCGGGTCGTGTTCGTCGAGGACGAGCCGATGCCGCCCCTGGGTGAACCGCGCGACGATCTCGGTCTCGACGAGCCCGCCTGGCTGCTGTACACCTCCGGCACGACCGGCCGTCCCCAAGGCGTCCTGACGACGCAGCGGGCGGTCCTCTGGTCGTCGGCGGCCTGTTACGGCCCGATGTACGGGATTTCCGGCGCCGACACCGTGCTGTGGCCGCTTCCGCTGCACCACGCGTACGCGTTGTCGCTGGCCTTCGCCGGGACGATCGCGCTGGGCACGCACACGAGGATCGTCGACCGCGACCTGCGGGGAGCGCTCACGGCGTATCCCGGCAGCATCCTCGCCGCTGTCCCGGCGACATTCCTGAATCTGCGGCAGGAAGTCCGCGAAGCGCTCCCGGCGCCGCGCCTGTGCCTGTCCGGGGGCGCGCCCTGCACACCGTCGGCACGCGCGGCGGTGCGGGAGTTGTTCGGCATCCCCGTTCTCGACGGCTACGGCAGTACGGAGACCAGCGGCAAGATCGCCGTCCAGCTCCCCGGCGAGGACCACCTGACCCCGGTGCCGGGTATGGAAATCCGGGTCGCCGACGGGCAGATCGAGGTACGGGGTCCCGGCGTCGCGCCGGGCGTGGAGCTCGTGGACGGCTGGTACCGGACCGGCGACATGGGCCGTCTCGCCGTCGGACGGCTCATCCTCGACGGCCGGGCGGACGACCTCATCGTCTGCGGCGGCCAGAACGTGCACCCGACGGAGATCGAGGCGGTCATCGCCGAACTCCCCTGGGTGCGAGACGTCCTCGTGACGGGAAGACCCGACGAAGTCCTCGGCGCGGTACCGGTGGCGTTCCTCGTCTCCGACGAGCCGGACCTCGACGAGGTGCGGCGCCTGTGCCGTCAGCGGCTGTCCTCCTTCAAGGTCCCGGTGGCCTTCCATCGGGTCGAGCGCCTTCCCCGGACGCCGTCGGGAAAGGCGATGCGGAAGGAGTTGCGGGTCCCCCGGCCCAACGACGTGGAAGCGCTGGTGCGCGAGGCGATCGCCGAACTGTGCGAAGCGGACGTGGGAGAACGCTGGCGTGACCGGCCGTTCGCCGAACTGGGCCTGACGTCGCTGGGCGGCGTGCACCTGCGGCACCGGCTGGCAGAGACGACCGGCATCGACCTCCCCCAGTCACTCGTCTACGACTTCCCGACCCCGGCGGCGGTCATCGGCGAACTGGAGCGGCTGCTGTCCGGGCGGGCCGAGCCCGGCATGACGGAAACCGCGCCCGCCCGCGACGACGACCCGATCGCCATCGTCGCGACGGCGTGCCGGTTCCCCGGCGGCGTGACCTCGCCCGAGGACCTGTGGAACCTGGTGGCGGGCGAGATCGACGCCACCGGCGACTTCCCAGCCGACCGGGGCTGGGAACTGGCCGTGCGCTACGACCCGGACCCCGGCCGGATCGGCGGCTCCACCACCCGCCGCGGCGGTTTCCTTTACGACGCAGCGGATTTCGACCCCGCCGTGTTCGGCATGTCGCCGCGTGAGGCGCTCTCGACCGACCCTCAGCAGCGGCTGCTGCTGGAAACGTCGTGGGAACTGTTCGAACGCGCCGGTCTCGACACCGCCGCGCTGCGGGGCAGCGACACCGGGGTGTTCGTCGGGGTGATGAACGAGGACTACGCCAGTCGCCTGCAAGGACATCAGCTGGAAGGACGGCTGGGCATCGGGTCTTCGCACGCGCTCGCGTCCGGCCGGATCTCCTACACCTTCGGCCTGAACGGCCCGGCGGTCACGGTCGACACCGCGTGCTCCTCTTCGCTGGTGGCCCTCCACTGGGCGGTGCGTGCCTTGCGGGCCGGGGAGTGTTCGCTCGCCGTGGCCGGTGGCGCCACGGTGATGTCGTCGCCGCGCACGTTCCTCGAATTCAGCCGCCAGCGCGGCCTTTCCCCGGACGGGCGGTGCCGCTCCTACGCGGCGGGCGCGGACGGCACGGCGTGGGCCGAGGGCGCGGGGGTCCTCCTGCTGGAGCGGCTGTCGGACGCCCGCCGCAACGGGCATCCGGTGCTGGCGCTGGTGAGCGGTTCGGCCGTCAACTCCGACGGGGCGTCGAACGGGCTGACGGCACCGAGCGGGCAGGCACAGCGCGCGGTCATCCGGTCCGCGCTGGCCGACGCCGGGCTGTCCGCCGCGGACGTCGACGCCGTGGAGGGGCATGGCACCGCCACCCCGATCGGCGATCCGATCGAAGCGGAGGCGCTGATCGCCGCGTACGGCGCCGGACGGGACAGACCGCTGTGGCTCGGGTCCGTGAAGTCCAACATCGGGCACACGCAGGCCGCGGCGGGGGTGGCCGGGGTGATCAAGATGGTGGAAGCGTTGCGGCACGGGCAGTTGCCACCTTCGCTGCACGCCGATGAGCCGAGTCCCCGGATCGACTGGTCGGCGGGTCAGGTGTCCCTGCTCGCCGAGGCCCGCGCCTGGCGTGCCGGGCCGAAACCCCGCCACGCCGGGATTTCCGCGTTCGGGATCGGCGGCACCAACGCGCACGTTCTCGTCTCGGAAGCGCCGCCTCAGGCCGACGCCGGACGTCCGGCGTCGCTCACGGCGCCGTGGCTGCTGAGCGCGGCGAGCGAGAGCGCGCTGCGAGCGGCCGCCTCCCGGCTGCTGGCGACGGCGGGCGGCCGGGACGAAAACGACGTCGCGTTCACGCTCACCACCCGCACTCCGCTGGAGCAGCGCGCGATGGTCTCGTCCGGCGACCTCGCCGCGCTGCGCGCCCTCGCCACCGGGGAACGCCGCAGCCGGATCGTGCGCGGACCGGCGACCGCGGCGTTCCTGTTCAGCGGGCAAGGCGCGCAGCGCGCGGGCATGGGCAAGGAATTGTCGGACGCCTTTCCCGTGTTCCGCACGGCGTTCGACGCGGCTTGCGAGGCCCTCGGCGGTCAGGTCCGTGACGTCGCTTTCGACGGCGGCGAACTGCTGGACCGGACCGATCACGCGCAAGCCGCCTTGTTCGCCTTCGAGGTCGCGTTGTTCCGGCTGTTCGAATCCTGGGGCCTCCGTCCCGGTGCCGTCGCCGGGCATTCGATCGGGGAGATCACCGCCGCGCACGTCGCCGGCGTCCTCTCCCTCGAAGACGCCGGGACCCTGGTGGCCGCGCGTGGCCGCCTGATGGCCGCTTTGCCGCCAGGGGGCGTCATGATCGCGGTCAGGGCGGCCGAAAGCGAGGTCGCGCCGCTGGTCGGGGAATTCGCCGACCAGGTGTCGATCGCCGCGGTCAACGGCCCTCGTTCCCTCGTCCTGTCCGGCTCCGGGAGCGTCACGGAAGCCATCGCCGCGCAGTGGCCGGGTTCCACGCGGCTGCGCGTGAGTCACGCGTTCCATTCGCCGCTGATCGATCCGATGCTCGCCGAGTTCCGCGAGGTCACCGCCGGGCTGATCCACCACAACCCGGAAATCACGCTGGTTTCCGGGCTGGCCGGCCGCGTGATCACCGGCGTCGGCCCGGCGTACTGGGCCCGGCAGGCCAGGGACACGGTCCGGTTCGCCGACGCGCTGGACGCCGTGGCCGCCGAGGGAACCGATATCTGCCTGGAGATCGGCCCGTCGGCCGTGCTGAGCAGGGCAGCGGGAGCGACACTGCCCTCTGTGTCCACTATGGACACCAGTCGCGGGGTGCTGGAAGCGGCGGGCGAGCTGCACACCGCGGGAGTGGCCGTGTCCTGGCCATCGGTGTTCGACGGCAGCGGCGCCCGCCGGATCCCGTTGCCGACCTATCCCTTCCAGCGCGAGCGTTTCTGGCTCGACCCGCGGCCCCGCCGGGCCCCGGAGAGCGGCGGGCACGCGATGCTGGGCCCCGCCTTGGTCGCGCCCGGCTCACCCCGGATCGTGCACGGCGGCTCGGCAGGCGTGCGCACGCACGGGTGGCTCGCCGACCACGTCGTCGGCGGTACGACGCTGTTCCCCGCGACCGCTTTCGTCGAACTCGCCCTGCACGCGGGCAAAACCGGTCTGGCCGAGCTGACGATCGAAGTGCCGCTCCGGCTCGGCCGGGCCGAGGACGTCGCGCTCCAGGTGGTCGTGGACGGCTCCCGGATCGACCTCTACGCCCAGGACTCCGGCACTTGGATCCGTCACGCCACGGGACGCCTGCAGGCGTCCGACGTCTTCGCGCAGCCCTGGAAAGGCGAGTGGCCGCCTCCCGCCACCGAACCGGTGGACCTGGGCCGTGCCTACGCGGCCCTCGACTACGGTCCCGCCTTCCGCGCCGTGACCGGCTTGTGGCAGGACGGCGACGAGCTGTTCGCCGACGTCGAGCTCTCCGGCGAGGTCGACGGCCGGTTCGAGTTGCATCCCGTGCTGCTCGACGCGGCGGTGCACACCTTGGCGCTGGCCGGGCCGCCCGAGGCCGAGGTGCGGGTGCCGTTCCTCTGGACCGGCGTCCACGTGTTCGCCTCCGCCGCGCGCCGGGCCAGAGTCCACTGTGTACGGACAGGTCCCGGTGAGGTCCGCGTCGAGCTCTTCGACTCCGACGGAATGCCCGTCGCGGTCGTGGAATCCCTGTTCACCCGGCCGCTGCCCGCCGGGAGCACGATGCTCTACCGCCCGCGATGGGTCCCCGTCCCGGCCGCGCGCGCCGACGACGTCCGGATCGTCGACGCGCGCGGCGAAGACGCCCGCACCGTGCTCACCGCGTTGCAGGACACGCTCCCGCGCGGAGAACGCACCGTCGTCGTCACCGGTGACGTGACCGATCCGGCGGCGGCCGCCGTCTTCGGGCTCGGCACCGCGGCCTCGGCCGAATACCGCGGCCTGGTCACCGTCGTCGAGGCCGGAGTCCCCGTGGAGAAGGTGCGCGAACTCGTCGGCGGCAACCCCGAACCCCAGCTGTCGATCCGGGACGGCGTGCCGCACGCGCTGCGGATCGCCAGGACCGCGCCCGCGTCCGCCCGGCCGATCGATCCGGCGGGGACCGTGCTGATCACCGGCGGCACCGGCGCGCTCGGCGGGGCGCTGGCCCGCCATCTCGTGGCCGCGCACGGTGTCCGGCACCTGCTGCTCGTCAGCCGCCGCGGCCCGGACGCGCCCGGCGCCGAGGAGCTGCGGCGGCTGACGGCCGACGTGCGGATCGTCGGCGGCGACATCGCCGATCCCGCCTTCGTCCGGCAGCTGGCCGACGCCTGCGACCCGCCGCTGACCGCCGTCGTGCACTCCGCCGCCGTCGTCGCCGACGCCGCGTTCACCGCGCAGACGCCCGCCGGATTCGACACCGTCTTCCGCCCGAAGGCCGACGCCGCCCTGGTCCTGCACGAGGTCACGCGGCATCTTCCGCTGTCGGCGTTCGTGCTCTTTTCCTCACTCGCCGGCACTTTCGGCAATGCCGGACAGGCGAACTACGCGGCCGCCAACCGCTTCCTCGACGCGCTGGCCGTCCGGCGGCGGGCGGAGGGCCTGCCCGCGACGTCGATCGCGTGGGGCCTCTGGGATCTCGAAATCGGTCTCGGCTCACAGATCCCCGAAGCGGCGAGGCATCGCATCCAGACCTCCGGGGTGGCCGCGCTGACCGTGGAGCAGGGAATGGCCCTGTTCGACGCCGCGCTCGGGCATCCGGAACCGGTCCTGATCGCCGCCCGGCTCGACCCTGCCGCCGCCGGCCTGCCCCCGATCGCCGAAGGTCTCGGCCGCCCCGCGCCGAGACCGGCGCCGTCACCGGATCGGCGCTGGCCGGAGCATCCCTCCGAGCAGGAGCTGCGGGACCTGCTGCGCGTCGAACTCGCCGAGGTCCTCGGCCACCTGGATCCTGGAACCGTCCCCGAGGACAAGCCGTTCACCGACCTCGGGCTCGACTCGCTGGCCGTCATCGATCTGCGCACCCGGCTCCGGGAGCTGACCGGGGTGGAACTGCCCGCGCGCGTCCTGTTCGACCATCCGACCGTCATCGAACTCGCCGGGCACCTGCGAGCGTTTGACTGA
- a CDS encoding EamA family transporter produces the protein MAIIAERPVPAEPAAAKPTLRDAGLAALAPASWGTVYVVTATLLPPDRPLLAAVLRALPAGLLLLALTRRLPHGSWWWKTTVLGMLNFGAFLPLIFYAAYHLPGGVAATLGALQPLLVAVLALAVLRVRTPAPTVLAAIVGAGGVALLTLSSEARLDPLGLIAMLGAVGLVAVAIVLTKKWGRPDHPLAMTGWQLTMGGLVLAPATLLFEGLPGSLTTANLIGYGYIGVVTTALAYPLWFRGIDRLAPTSVSLLTLTNPLVATAAGFLVLGQTLTGWQLTGFAVALTALTLSQTLAGARRVR, from the coding sequence ATGGCGATCATCGCCGAACGGCCTGTCCCGGCCGAGCCCGCGGCCGCGAAACCGACGCTTCGTGACGCCGGGCTCGCCGCGCTGGCACCCGCCAGCTGGGGCACCGTGTACGTCGTCACCGCGACCTTGCTGCCCCCGGACCGGCCGCTTTTGGCCGCCGTGCTGCGGGCGCTTCCCGCCGGGCTGCTCCTGCTCGCCCTGACCAGGCGGCTCCCGCACGGCTCCTGGTGGTGGAAGACGACGGTGCTCGGCATGCTCAACTTCGGCGCCTTCCTGCCGTTGATCTTCTACGCCGCGTACCACCTCCCCGGCGGTGTCGCCGCGACCCTCGGTGCCTTGCAGCCCCTGCTGGTGGCCGTGCTCGCGCTGGCCGTCCTCCGCGTCCGGACCCCGGCGCCGACCGTGCTCGCGGCGATCGTGGGGGCCGGCGGTGTCGCGCTGCTGACCCTTTCGTCGGAAGCCCGGCTCGACCCGCTCGGCCTGATCGCGATGCTCGGCGCCGTCGGGCTCGTGGCCGTCGCCATCGTCCTCACCAAGAAATGGGGCCGTCCGGACCATCCGCTGGCGATGACCGGCTGGCAGCTGACCATGGGCGGGCTCGTCCTCGCCCCGGCGACGCTCCTGTTCGAAGGCCTCCCCGGTTCGCTGACGACCGCGAACCTGATCGGCTACGGCTACATCGGCGTCGTCACCACCGCGCTGGCCTACCCGCTGTGGTTCCGCGGCATCGATCGCCTCGCCCCGACGTCGGTCTCCCTGCTGACGCTCACCAACCCCCTGGTCGCCACGGCCGCGGGCTTCCTGGTGCTCGGCCAGACCCTCACCGGCTGGCAGCTCACCGGATTCGCCGTCGCGCTGACCGCACTGACGCTCAGTCAAACGCTCGCAGGTGCCCGGCGAGTTCGATGA
- a CDS encoding MarR family winged helix-turn-helix transcriptional regulator has translation MADAVDAVIGLWRHERPDLEDKLWPAEVVGRIQRLSRILDRKLKEFNAEHGLESWEFDVLTTLRRSGQADGLTPGALLKAAMVTSGAITNRIDRMETKGLVERVRDSDDRRSVKIRLTGEGRRVVDEVFVLHLENEARLLPDLKPAQWAELVGGLRLLLEHFGDTSLE, from the coding sequence GTGGCCGACGCGGTGGACGCGGTGATCGGGCTTTGGCGGCACGAGCGGCCGGACCTCGAAGACAAGCTCTGGCCCGCCGAGGTCGTCGGGCGCATCCAGCGGCTGTCCCGGATCCTCGACCGGAAGCTCAAGGAGTTCAACGCCGAGCACGGCCTGGAGTCGTGGGAGTTCGACGTGCTCACCACGCTCCGCCGCTCCGGGCAGGCCGACGGCCTCACGCCGGGCGCGCTGCTCAAGGCCGCGATGGTCACCTCGGGCGCGATCACGAATCGCATCGACCGCATGGAGACCAAGGGCCTGGTCGAGCGGGTGCGCGACAGCGACGACCGCCGCTCGGTCAAGATCCGGCTGACCGGCGAAGGCCGCCGGGTCGTGGACGAGGTTTTCGTGCTGCACCTGGAGAACGAAGCCCGGCTCCTGCCCGATCTGAAGCCCGCGCAGTGGGCCGAACTGGTCGGCGGCCTGCGGCTGCTGCTCGAACACTTCGGCGACACGTCACTGGAGTGA
- a CDS encoding DUF4232 domain-containing protein codes for MSHRSNRPNIARAAKVIAACAGVLTVVACGNAGTPSAAPQASAPAVSGGVETSAAPTATSAASGTPTPQNREPGQAKTPTAGKPAGSGGNPRCATTDLSLALGAPKPSPNSPGQLDVPLTYKNTSPRTCALYGVPGADLNGPADPNGPVFHLTRVDNGVKYNDVPAGSTATATITVLKPAAGEATWTPTRVTTIPPGQTQALTANWPSDLPVLRQDAATHPGTYVNGILADPL; via the coding sequence ATGAGCCACCGATCGAATCGACCGAACATCGCGCGGGCAGCCAAGGTGATCGCGGCCTGCGCCGGTGTGCTCACCGTTGTCGCCTGCGGCAACGCCGGTACCCCGTCGGCCGCGCCGCAGGCGTCCGCGCCCGCCGTCAGCGGTGGTGTCGAGACGTCCGCCGCGCCCACGGCCACCTCCGCCGCCTCTGGCACGCCCACCCCGCAGAACCGTGAACCGGGGCAGGCGAAAACGCCCACCGCCGGGAAACCTGCCGGTTCGGGCGGCAATCCCCGTTGTGCCACAACGGATCTGTCGCTCGCCCTCGGTGCTCCCAAGCCGAGCCCGAACTCGCCGGGACAGCTGGACGTGCCGCTGACCTACAAGAACACGTCGCCGCGGACGTGCGCGCTGTACGGCGTCCCTGGCGCCGACCTGAACGGCCCCGCCGACCCGAACGGCCCGGTCTTCCATCTGACAAGGGTGGACAACGGCGTGAAGTACAACGACGTGCCGGCGGGGTCCACCGCGACCGCGACCATCACCGTCCTGAAGCCCGCGGCGGGCGAGGCCACGTGGACGCCGACGCGGGTGACGACCATCCCGCCGGGGCAGACCCAGGCGCTCACCGCGAACTGGCCGTCGGACCTTCCCGTGCTGCGCCAGGACGCCGCGACGCATCCGGGGACCTACGTCAACGGGATCCTCGCCGACCCCCTCTGA